AGTTGCGCCTCTGTTGCACGGCACCAGCTCCGATAGTCGTCAATGAGCTGTTGGCCGACACGGGCTTTGATGCCAATGAGGATGCCGCTCAGGATTGATTCCCCTGTTGACTCCAGCACCCGTTTTGGAATCAGCTTGAGCAGGGATGGTTGACTCACGCTGACCGACAGATGGGCGTTCCCCTGAAGCCCCTCGGATGTGCAGGCGAGCCGTGCTTCCAGATTCAGCGCAAAGTCATCAACGATTCCTAGACCTTCCAGTTCGCAATCCAGGGCCTGCATCACCAGCGTGTCCTCTTCCATATGGATTTGAAGCGACACCACGGGCTTCACATGGAGTTGAAAGACCTTCAGGCTGGTCACCACATAGCGGTAACGACCCGGCTGCAAGGGTGTGAGCTGGCGTGCGTCCAGCAGGGCTCCGAGAACCCGTTCCTCCTCCCGCAGATAGGTAGGGAGGCGCTCTGCGCCGGTTCTGACAGGCAGATCAAGCTTTTGACTGGCTTCGAAGGCCAGGGGCATGGACTTCACCTGACGCGGCATGATCTTATCGAGTCCATGCAGTGCGGCTTCGATGCCTACACGTCTCGCATTCCTTGGTCCAGCCGGGACCTATGGCGAGCAGGCCGCCCGGGTGTTGATCGAACAGGACGCCATAGATGATGTTCAGTTGATTCCCTGCACCGGTCTTCGATCGGTTGTGGAACAGCTGGCTCAGGGGCTATGTGATGCAGCGGTTGTTCCCATTGAGAACTCAGTCGAAGGGGGAGTGACAGCGACCCTCGATGCGCTCTGGTCGCATCCGGAGCTTTGTATTCGAAGGGCTTTGGTGCTTCCGATTCAACATGCTCTTCTGGGGAGTGGTCCGCTCAGCAGAGTCACGGAAGTGCTCTCCCATCCGCAGGCCCTGGCCCAGTGCAGTGGCTGGTTGGCGCAGCATTTGCCTGATGCCCTGCAACTTCCCACGTCGTCCACCGCTGAGGCGGCTCGCATGGTGGCGGGCAGTTCCTTCCGTGCTGCGATTGCCTCCAAGACGGCTGCAAGGGAACACGGCTTGGATGAGTTGGCTTTTCCCGTGAATGATGTTGCGGGAAATCGCACCCGTTTTCTCTTGTTGCGCCGTGGTGAGCGCAGTGAACATGGAGATGTGGCCAGCCTTGCGTTCTCACTGCATCGCAATGCGCCGGGGGCCCTGCTTGAGGCGCTGGCTTGTTTGGCTCAGCGGGGGCTGAACATGAGTCGAATTGAATCGCGCCCATCCAAACGGGAGTTGGGGGAATACGTGTTTTTTGTGGATGTGGATCTCCCGGCGGATCCGTCTATGGCTCTGGCAGAGCTGATCGCCCAATTGCAGCCTCTCTGCGAGCATCTCGCCCATTTCGGGGCTTACCCCAGCAGCGACCTCAGTGGCTGTTGAACATCAGTGGCTGTTCAAAATCAGTTTTTCCTAATCCGGAAGACGCCAAACTGCATCAGGCCGGTGGAAAAGGCCCAGTGCATCAGCAACAACGTCGGCGTCTCCCTCAGGCCTTGAAGCACCGCTTTCGGTCCCAGGCTGAGCACAGACCAGGGACGTCGGATGCCCTCGACGATGGAGTCAATCCATGAGGGCAGCGTGGCCTGGGTCCAGTCATCGGTGACAATCTGACCACGATGGTGGGCACTGTTCTCGAGGTTCTGGCGGAACCCCTTGATGCTGGCGAATTCAGGGTGGGCCCACTGGTTCAGCAGCTGACGCATTACCCAGCGTTCGGATCGCGTCATGCCGCCGTCGGATGGGTCGCGGCGGTTCCAGTCGGCCACAGCAAGCAGACCATCCGGCCGCATCACCCGCAGCAGTTCATCGGCATAACGCTGTTTGTCTGGCATGTGAGGACCGGCCTCCACACTCCAGACCGCATCAAAGCTGTGATCGGGCAGTTGAAGATCCAATGCATCCATCACTTGGAAGCGGCATGTCAGGCCTGATGGTGTGAGGTGCGTGGCCCGCTTCACCTGGGCCGGGCTGATGCTGATTCCGACAACGTCCAATCCGTAATCCCGCGCCAGGATTCGGGCGCTGCCGCCGATTCCGCATCCCACATCCAGCACACGGCTTCCGGCGGGGAGTTGATCCAGACCACTCCAGCGCACGAGCTCATGGACGAAGTCCTCCTTGGCTTTGCGGAAGTCGCAGGAGGTCGGTGGGGATCCGTAATGGCCGAGATGAACATGATCCCCCCAGAGTTGCTCCAACAACCGGTCTTCCGTCCAGGCGTCGTAGGCGGAGGCCACACTCTCCGACGATTCGTAACGACGGTCGCGACGAAGCCACAGCGCAAGCCCGACGGCTCCAACCGCTCCGGCAACCACAAGCAGAGATGCCAGCATCACTTCAGATCCATCAACACGGTGCGGGCCGCCAACTGGCGTCGGGTGTGATCCAACATTTCAAACTGCTGATTCAACCGTTCGTGGGTGTCAGTCAGTTCCAGAAGGCTCTGTTGTTCCGATGCGGCTTGGTCGAGATGGGCGCTGATCCAGAACGACAGCTCCCTCGGTAAATCAGGGAGATCGTCAGGAAGCTCCACGTCTCGATTTTGAAGCTTGCTCGTCAGTTGAACGACGTCGGTCAAAGCCTTGCTGACCCTGTCCCGCAAGCTGTTGAGTGCCTCGGCATCGGCCACGGGCTCATCTTCCAACCAGCTCACCATGCCTGTTCGGTAGGGCGTTTCACGGGTGATGTTCAACAGTCGGAACCGCTGTTGGCCCAGCGAAACGATGTAGCTGCGACCGTCTTCGGTGGTTTGGTGCTGGAGCACCTCTGCGCAACACCCGATTTCGGCCATCTCGCCGTTCTCAGGATTGATGCGAACGATGCCGAATCGTTTGTCGGTCTCCAGAACCGTCTGGAGAAGCATCCGATAACGCGATTCAAAAATGTGCAGCGGCAGGAGCTGCTGAGGGAACAACACGACGTCCGGCAGGGGGAACAGGGGAAGCTCCCTCACGGAAAAATCGGACACGAACGCCGTGTTGTAGGCAACTGAATCCTAGGAAAGTGAAGTCCTGATCGACTGGATCAGAGCTTCACTTCGATGTCCACACCACTGGGGAGATCAAGCTTCATCAGCGCATCGATGGTTTTGGCTGAAGGGCTGTAGATGTCGATAATCCGACGGTGCGTGCGGGTCTCGAAGTGCTCGCGGGAGTCCTTGTCCACGTGGGGGGAGCGCAGAACGCAGTAGATCTTGCGTTTCGTGGGCAGGGGGATCGGACCGATGGCAGTTGCAGCGGTGTTATCGGCCGTTTCAATGATTTTCTCGCAAGACAGATCCAGCATGCGGCGGTCAAACGCCTTAAGGCGGATGCGGATCTTCTGCTGAGCGATGGCAGTGGACATAGGAGAGAGGCGAAAGAGCTTCGAAGACGAAGCAGGACTTCAGTTGTCGAGGTTCTTAGAAATGTAGAAGATGGGGGGGCGGAGCCCCTCCATCTCCTGCGTTGTGGTTCAGCTCGCGCTGATCACTCGATGATCTTGGAGACCACGCCAGCACCGATGGTGCGGCCGCCTTCGCGGATAGCGAAACGCATGCCGGTTTCCATCGCAACAGGACAGATCAGCTCACCGGTCATCTGGATGTTGTCACCAGGCATCACCATTTCGACATTGCTGCCGTCTTCAGCGGTGAAGGCGGTGATCTGGCCGGTCACGTCAGTTGTACGGATGTAGAACTGCGGGCGGTAGCCAGCGAAGAAAGGAGTGTGGCGGCCGCCTTCTTCCTTCTTCAGCACGTACACCTGACCCTCGAACTTGGTGTGAGGGGTGATGGAGCCAGGCTTCACCAGCACCATGCCGCGTTCGATGTCTTCCTTCTGGATGCCGCGCAGCAGCAGACCAACGTTGTCGCCAGCCATGCCCTCGTCGAGCAGCTTGCGGAACATCTCGACACCGGTGACGGTTGTCTTGCGAGGCTCGCGAATGCCGACGATCTCAATTTCTTCGCCAACTTTGACGATGCCGCGCTCAATACGGCCGGTGGCCACGGTGCCACGACCGGTGATGGAGAAGACGTCTTCCACAGCCATCAGGAAGGGCTTGTCCACTTCCCGCTCAGGCTCAGGAATGCTGGCGTCAACAGCCGCCATCAGTTCCTCGATCTTGGCTTCCCACTCAGCCTCGCCTTCGATGGCCTTAAGGCCAGACACCTGAACGACGGGGATGTCATCGCCGGGGAAGTCGTAGCTGGAGAGCAGTTCACGGATCTCCATTTCCACCAGTTCGATGATCTCTTCGTCATCGACCATGTCGCACTTGTTCAGTGCAACAACCAGAGCTGGAACGCCCACCTGCTTGGCCAGAAGGATGTGCTCCTTGGTCTGGGCCATGGGGCCGTCGGTGGCAGCACACACCAGAATGGCGCCGTCCATCTGAGCGGCACCGGTGATCATGTTCTTCACATAGTCCGCGTGGCCAGGGCAGTCCACGTGAGCGTAGTGACGAGACTCGGTCTCGTACTCAACGTGAGCGGTGTTGATGGTGATGCCGCGCTCACGCTCTTCGGGGGCGCCGTCGATGTCGGCATAGTTCTGAACTTCAGCCTGCCCTTTCTTGGCGAGCACGTTGGTGATCGCGGCGGTGAGGGTGGTCTTGCCGTGGTCAACGTGGCCGATGGTGCCGATGTTGACGTGGGGCTTGTTCCTTTCGAACTTCTCGCGTGCCATGGGTGTTTAAAGAATCGAGGGTTGGGTTTGGAGGAGTTTAGAGATCAGGAATTGCCCTGATTCTTGGAGATGATGGCCTCGGCCACATTGCGAGGAACTTCGGCGTAATTGTCGAATTCCATCGAGAAAATGCCCCGGCCCTGGGTCATGGAGCGGAGCTCGGTGGCGTAACCGAACATCTCGGCAAGGGGCACCTTGGCCGAGATTTTGGACGTGCCGTCATCGACGGACTGGCCTTCAACCTGACCTCGACGGGAGGACAGGTCGCCGATGATCGAACCGAGGAAATCCTCGGGGACTTCGACCTCGACCTTCATCATCGGTTCAAGCAGCACAGGATTGCACTTCTTGACGCCGTCCTTGAAGGCCATGGATCCGGCGATCTTGAACGCCATCTCCGAAGAGTCGACGTCGTGATATGAGCCATGCACCATCGTGCATTTCACATCGATCAGCGGATATCCGGCGATCACACCGGATTCGCAGGTCTCTTTCATGCCCTGCTCGGCGGGCTTGATGTATTCCTTCGGAACGACACCGCCCACGATCTTGTTGACGAATTCGAAGCCGGAGCCGGGCTCACCCGGTTCCATTTCGATCACGACGTGGCCGTATTGACCCTTACCACCGGTCTGACGAGAGAACTTGCCTTCGCCACCTGCGGAACCACGGATGGTTTCGCGATAGGACACCTGAGGTGCGCCGATGTTCGCTTCCACCTTGAATTCGCGCAGCATGCGGTCCACCAGGATTTCCAGGTGGAGCTCGCCCATGCCGGCGATCACGGTCTGACCGGTTTCAGAGTCAGTATTAACGCGGAACGTGGGGTCTTCCTCTGCCAAAGACACAAGTGCCTTGGAGAGTTTTTCCATGTCGCCCTTGGTCTTGGGCTCCACGGCCACTGAGATCACCGGTTCGGGGATGAATAGGGTCTCAAGAACGATGGGATCGTCCTGGGTGCAGAGGGTGTCACCTGTGGTGGTGTTCTTCAGACCCAGTACCGCGCCGAGGTCTCCGGCTCGCAGGGCATCGACTTCTTCGCGGTCATCCGCCTTCAGCACCACAAGACGGGAGATGCGCTCTTTCTCTCCCTTGGTGGAGTTGAGTACGTAACTGCCTTTCTCCAACACGCCGGAGTACATCCGGACGAAGGTGAGTTTGCCGTAAGGATCGGCCATCACCTTGAAGGCGAGGGCACTGAAAGGAGCGCTGTCGTCGGAAGGACGCACGGCTTCGCTGCCGTCGGGAAGCACACCCTGGATGGGGGGGACATCGACAGGAGCTGGCAGGTAGTCGATCACGGCGTCGAGCACCAGCTGCACGCCTTTGTTCTTGAAGGCAGAGCCGCAGAGCATGGGAACAAGACCGTGCTTCAGCACGCCTTCGCGAATGCCTTGTTTGAGCTCATCAACGCTGAGTTCGCCGCTCTCGAGGAACTTCTCGATCAGAGACTCGTCGGTTTCGGCGACGGTTTCCATCAAGGTGTTCCGCCATTCGGCCACCTCGTCGGCCATAGCAGCCGGCACTTCGGCCTCTTCGATATCGGTGCCGAGATCGTTCTTATAGATGTACGCCTTGTTGGCAACGAGATCGATGATGCCGCTCAGTTCACCTTCAGCCCCGATCGGAAGCTGGATCGGCACAGCATTGGCCTTGAGGCGATCCTTGATCTGGCCGTGAACCTTGAGGAAGTCCGCACCGGTGCGGTCCATCTTGTTGACGAACACCATCCGGGGGACGGAGTAGCGATCCGCCTGACGCCAAACGGTCTCGGATTGGGGCTGAACACCGCCAACGGCGCAGAAGACGGCGATCACACCATCCAGCACACGCATGGAACGCTCCACCTCGATGGTGAAGTCCACGTGGCCAGGCGTGTCAATGATGTTGATCCGATGGTCCTGCCAAGACGTCGAAATGGCAGCTGCCGTGATCGTGATGCCACGTTCCCGCTCCTGGGCCATCCAGTCGGTGACTGCAGCGCCGTCATGCACTTCGCCGATTTTGTGCACCACACCGGAATAGAACAGGATCCGTTCGGTAGTGGTGGTTTTTCCGGCATCGATGTGAGCAGCGATACCAATATTTCTGACGCGTTCCAGGGGGAAGTCGCGGGCCACAGGAAATTCTCCGGGGGTGGGGCGTGAAAAGGCGGGGAGACTCTACAGGTCAGCCATGAACATCTGTGTTGACGGGCTGGCCTGAAAGGCTCAGTAGCGGTAGTGGGCGAAGGCTTTGTTGGCTTCGGCCATTTTGTGGGTCTCTTCGCGCTTGCGAACGGCGCTGCCAGCCTCATTGGCAGCATCCATCAATTCGCCAGCCAACTTCTGGGCCATGCTCCGACCATTACGGGCACGGGAAAAGCTCACCAGCCAGCGCAGGGCCATGGCCGTTCCGCGCTCCTGTCGCACTTCCATGGGCACCTGATAGGTGGCGCCACCAACCCGGCGAGCGCGCACTTCCACCAATGGAGTGGCGTTCTTGACGG
The Synechococcus sp. PROS-U-1 DNA segment above includes these coding regions:
- a CDS encoding DUF1997 domain-containing protein; translation: MPLAFEASQKLDLPVRTGAERLPTYLREEERVLGALLDARQLTPLQPGRYRYVVTSLKVFQLHVKPVVSLQIHMEEDTLVMQALDCELEGLGIVDDFALNLEARLACTSEGLQGNAHLSVSVSQPSLLKLIPKRVLESTGESILSGILIGIKARVGQQLIDDYRSWCRATEAQLSTQHPLQERVPMQGRGA
- the pheA gene encoding prephenate dehydratase, which encodes MPTRLAFLGPAGTYGEQAARVLIEQDAIDDVQLIPCTGLRSVVEQLAQGLCDAAVVPIENSVEGGVTATLDALWSHPELCIRRALVLPIQHALLGSGPLSRVTEVLSHPQALAQCSGWLAQHLPDALQLPTSSTAEAARMVAGSSFRAAIASKTAAREHGLDELAFPVNDVAGNRTRFLLLRRGERSEHGDVASLAFSLHRNAPGALLEALACLAQRGLNMSRIESRPSKRELGEYVFFVDVDLPADPSMALAELIAQLQPLCEHLAHFGAYPSSDLSGC
- a CDS encoding methyltransferase domain-containing protein, producing the protein MLASLLVVAGAVGAVGLALWLRRDRRYESSESVASAYDAWTEDRLLEQLWGDHVHLGHYGSPPTSCDFRKAKEDFVHELVRWSGLDQLPAGSRVLDVGCGIGGSARILARDYGLDVVGISISPAQVKRATHLTPSGLTCRFQVMDALDLQLPDHSFDAVWSVEAGPHMPDKQRYADELLRVMRPDGLLAVADWNRRDPSDGGMTRSERWVMRQLLNQWAHPEFASIKGFRQNLENSAHHRGQIVTDDWTQATLPSWIDSIVEGIRRPWSVLSLGPKAVLQGLRETPTLLLMHWAFSTGLMQFGVFRIRKN
- a CDS encoding LON peptidase substrate-binding domain-containing protein translates to MSDFSVRELPLFPLPDVVLFPQQLLPLHIFESRYRMLLQTVLETDKRFGIVRINPENGEMAEIGCCAEVLQHQTTEDGRSYIVSLGQQRFRLLNITRETPYRTGMVSWLEDEPVADAEALNSLRDRVSKALTDVVQLTSKLQNRDVELPDDLPDLPRELSFWISAHLDQAASEQQSLLELTDTHERLNQQFEMLDHTRRQLAARTVLMDLK
- the rpsJ gene encoding 30S ribosomal protein S10; translated protein: MSTAIAQQKIRIRLKAFDRRMLDLSCEKIIETADNTAATAIGPIPLPTKRKIYCVLRSPHVDKDSREHFETRTHRRIIDIYSPSAKTIDALMKLDLPSGVDIEVKL
- the tuf gene encoding elongation factor Tu produces the protein MAREKFERNKPHVNIGTIGHVDHGKTTLTAAITNVLAKKGQAEVQNYADIDGAPEERERGITINTAHVEYETESRHYAHVDCPGHADYVKNMITGAAQMDGAILVCAATDGPMAQTKEHILLAKQVGVPALVVALNKCDMVDDEEIIELVEMEIRELLSSYDFPGDDIPVVQVSGLKAIEGEAEWEAKIEELMAAVDASIPEPEREVDKPFLMAVEDVFSITGRGTVATGRIERGIVKVGEEIEIVGIREPRKTTVTGVEMFRKLLDEGMAGDNVGLLLRGIQKEDIERGMVLVKPGSITPHTKFEGQVYVLKKEEGGRHTPFFAGYRPQFYIRTTDVTGQITAFTAEDGSNVEMVMPGDNIQMTGELICPVAMETGMRFAIREGGRTIGAGVVSKIIE
- the fusA gene encoding elongation factor G, producing the protein MARDFPLERVRNIGIAAHIDAGKTTTTERILFYSGVVHKIGEVHDGAAVTDWMAQERERGITITAAAISTSWQDHRINIIDTPGHVDFTIEVERSMRVLDGVIAVFCAVGGVQPQSETVWRQADRYSVPRMVFVNKMDRTGADFLKVHGQIKDRLKANAVPIQLPIGAEGELSGIIDLVANKAYIYKNDLGTDIEEAEVPAAMADEVAEWRNTLMETVAETDESLIEKFLESGELSVDELKQGIREGVLKHGLVPMLCGSAFKNKGVQLVLDAVIDYLPAPVDVPPIQGVLPDGSEAVRPSDDSAPFSALAFKVMADPYGKLTFVRMYSGVLEKGSYVLNSTKGEKERISRLVVLKADDREEVDALRAGDLGAVLGLKNTTTGDTLCTQDDPIVLETLFIPEPVISVAVEPKTKGDMEKLSKALVSLAEEDPTFRVNTDSETGQTVIAGMGELHLEILVDRMLREFKVEANIGAPQVSYRETIRGSAGGEGKFSRQTGGKGQYGHVVIEMEPGEPGSGFEFVNKIVGGVVPKEYIKPAEQGMKETCESGVIAGYPLIDVKCTMVHGSYHDVDSSEMAFKIAGSMAFKDGVKKCNPVLLEPMMKVEVEVPEDFLGSIIGDLSSRRGQVEGQSVDDGTSKISAKVPLAEMFGYATELRSMTQGRGIFSMEFDNYAEVPRNVAEAIISKNQGNS
- the rpsG gene encoding 30S ribosomal protein S7 codes for the protein MSRRNAAEKRPILPDPQFNSRLATMMVVRLMQHGKKSTAQRILSDAFGLINERTGGDPLELFETAVKNATPLVEVRARRVGGATYQVPMEVRQERGTAMALRWLVSFSRARNGRSMAQKLAGELMDAANEAGSAVRKREETHKMAEANKAFAHYRY